The following proteins are encoded in a genomic region of Montipora foliosa isolate CH-2021 chromosome 8, ASM3666993v2, whole genome shotgun sequence:
- the LOC138012961 gene encoding coiled-coil domain-containing protein 93-like, translating into MEKWSVQREMKGATSGTSRVTREFGGSRERTAGELVASLEKQIAVQEKKREQERSELISKRYEADKVKLGKIRFFQARKNREISSLQRKIDKVPSRAELTQYQRRFLELYKHGGDNDLWTMETRINRM; encoded by the exons atggagaaatggagcgtacaacgagagatgaaaggggccacttcgggaa CAAGCCGAGTTACAAGAGAATTTGGAGGCTCGAGGGAGAGGACTGCGGGAGAGCTGGTGGCTTCTCTGGAAAAACAAATTGCTGTACAAGAGAAGAAGCGAGAACAA GAAAGATCAGAGTTGATTTCAAAACGATACGAAGCGGATAAAGTAAAACTGGGAAAAATTAGATTTTTTCAG GCTCGAAAGAATCGTGAGATTTCTTCACTTCAAAGGAAGATCGACAAAGTCCCGTCGCGTGCCGAACTTACACAATATCAGAGAAGATTTTTGGAACTGTACAAACACG gtggtgacaatgacctctggaccatggaaacgag
- the LOC138013107 gene encoding uncharacterized protein — translation MAEDSEEMFVWGDDFDAILAILEEGEAIDHHFTSVIKETQTQEIVCNKCGKKYKTRGGYERHTLAKHSQDSRGAATPFSNSLLEGTVAIAVRNINAAGVFAENLWKELSPYVYQPLSESSDEYSLLKTLYDDFTKSGNLDKYYSKYYAKVPLRSTTFFSGLSRNAATMLSTKVADSLIAFNKKERESTNTTTTTTILNERDIAGLQYLGGYVLHKLYRKHAKANTKESQQAMAILKAGKLEESTHGATTQKLITSLNRGGLWSITMPAQRIFVKIEKHFRLLTPNINLQGINLSGITRKAITDSDYQILI, via the exons atggcggaggactcGGAGGAAATGTTCGTGTGGGGAGACGATTTTGATGCTATTTTGGCGATTTTAGAGGAAGGTGAAGCTATTGATCATCATTTTACATCAGTTATTAAAGAA ACCCAGACCCAAGAAATTGTTTGCAACAAATGTGGAAAGAAGTATAAGACAAGAGGTGGCTATGAAAGGCATACATTGGCGAAACATAGTCAAGACAGCCGTGGTGCAGCGACGCCATTCAGCAATAGTCTACTCGAAGGAACTGTGGCTATAGCTGTACGAAACATCAATGCAGCTGGAGTATTTGCGGAAAACCTTTGGAAAGAACTAAGCCCCTACGTTTACCAGCCTCTTTCAGAGAGTTCTGATGAATATTCTCTCTTAAAAACACTGTATGATGACTTCACAAAGAGTGGAAACCTGGACAAGTACTACAGCAAGTATTATGCGAAGGTCCCTTTGAGATCCACTACATTCTTCTCTGGTCTATCCAGAAATGCAGCTACCATGTTATCCACTAAAGTAGCTGACAgtttgatcgctttcaacaagAAGGAAAGAGAGAGCACAAATACCACAACCACCACAACTATTCTAAATGAAAGAGATATAGCTGGCCTTCAATACCTTGGAGGATATGTTCTGCACAAATTATATAGAAAACATGCCAAGGCCAATACCAAGGAAAGTCAACAAGCTATGGCTATACTCAAAGCTGGCAAGTTAGAGGAAAGTACACATGGTGCTACTACTCAAAAACTTATAACATCCTTAAACAGAGGTGGACTGTGGAGTATTACAATGCCTGCACAGAGAATATTTGTAAAGATTGAGAAACATTTTAGACTGCTAACTCCAAACATCAATTTACAAGGAATAAATCTTAGTGGTATTACACGCAAGGCAATAACTGATAGTGactatcaaattttgatttaa